One Polyangiaceae bacterium DNA segment encodes these proteins:
- a CDS encoding serine/threonine-protein kinase — MAERDLTDELLKAQVRRQLFGQEHAPRIGRWVILAPLGEGGMGTVFAAYDPKLDRKVAVKILRGEKSTRERVLREARLLGKLNHPNVVTVYDAVEVDEVISIVMELAPGKSLRHWIGDGRPWREVLATLQQIADGLAAVHRAGVVHRDVKPDNIVIGLDRPRLVDFGVASTSGDAPERSGTPGYVAPEVLAGMAATPASDQYGFGVTVFEALHGHRPPGTRRKVPGWVSRLVERTLAQDPSKRFPSMDDIARQMGHDRRVRRSTLLLGSAGLVLAAAAGYQQGKSRDECGGGEARVAAAFTPADIASIRANLGNAPWAKKTGDDFVHLLDTWSGSHRRVCEATRVHRGQTEAQLELRMRCLDRRFDRLRALAAALAAPLDPSEKENVAGAIASLPRPERCESLADASELPEALRGRAQQEERRLDRAWVAYSLGRYRVARDLAMELEKDTRDLRVPPFRAALLLLLGSAEARLGMDADAQTHLRTALEDAAAGHADAVTVEVWARLLRSELFDGSPARALEWAPFARAAVARAGAGASEIDGIEAEACRATGDLGRAQLLLKRALGEKDELRGDQRALLEMNLGSVELARGRPAAAEAAFTRAFELAEAALGPGHPGLGLYLDKLAAVARVRGRIAIALERHARALRLRREAYGHDDRAVATSLLRRARTLVEAGKLADAERDLQRARAIRVRVHGAAHRRLGEIDLARGDAAAARGDRRAASELYLSAAKLDPELEVAARLSEVGAPAELKRRDSISLDAVRESALRIERVPEAASDAAALLAAWRALGKDVAPELSNAVGRAELAVGHRREAAMVFRAALATLSSEPSRTRLAALEGLARAGDRTREPELARLRAAMPELR, encoded by the coding sequence ATGGCAGAACGCGATCTCACCGACGAGCTGCTCAAAGCGCAAGTCCGACGCCAGCTGTTCGGGCAGGAGCACGCTCCCCGCATCGGTCGATGGGTGATCTTGGCGCCGCTGGGCGAGGGCGGCATGGGCACGGTGTTCGCGGCCTACGATCCGAAGCTCGATCGCAAGGTGGCGGTGAAGATACTCCGCGGCGAGAAGTCGACCCGGGAACGCGTGCTTCGCGAGGCGCGGCTTTTGGGCAAACTCAATCATCCGAACGTCGTGACCGTCTACGACGCGGTGGAAGTCGACGAAGTCATCTCGATCGTGATGGAGCTCGCTCCGGGGAAGTCCCTGCGACATTGGATCGGCGACGGCAGACCGTGGCGAGAGGTGCTGGCGACCCTGCAGCAGATCGCCGATGGGCTCGCCGCGGTTCACCGAGCCGGCGTGGTTCACCGAGACGTGAAGCCCGACAACATCGTCATCGGTCTCGATCGGCCGCGCTTGGTCGACTTCGGCGTGGCGAGCACGAGCGGCGATGCGCCGGAACGTTCCGGAACGCCTGGCTACGTTGCTCCCGAAGTGCTGGCGGGCATGGCCGCGACGCCCGCTTCGGATCAGTACGGCTTCGGGGTCACTGTGTTCGAAGCGCTTCACGGCCACCGCCCGCCTGGGACTCGGCGCAAAGTGCCCGGGTGGGTGTCGCGCCTGGTGGAGCGGACTCTGGCCCAAGATCCGAGCAAACGCTTCCCGTCGATGGACGACATCGCGCGCCAAATGGGCCACGATCGCCGGGTCCGACGGAGCACCCTGCTTCTAGGCAGTGCGGGCTTGGTGCTCGCCGCGGCAGCGGGCTATCAGCAGGGCAAGAGCCGAGACGAGTGCGGCGGTGGCGAAGCGCGCGTCGCTGCGGCATTCACGCCCGCCGACATCGCGAGCATTCGCGCCAACTTGGGGAATGCCCCGTGGGCGAAGAAAACCGGCGACGATTTCGTCCACCTTCTAGATACGTGGTCGGGCAGCCATCGCCGTGTGTGCGAGGCCACCCGAGTCCACCGCGGGCAGACCGAAGCCCAGCTCGAACTCCGCATGCGTTGTCTCGATCGCCGCTTCGATCGCCTGCGCGCGCTGGCTGCGGCACTCGCTGCGCCCCTCGATCCTTCGGAGAAGGAAAACGTCGCGGGAGCCATCGCGTCACTTCCACGCCCAGAGCGCTGCGAAAGCCTGGCGGATGCGTCGGAGTTGCCCGAGGCCCTCCGCGGCCGGGCGCAGCAAGAAGAACGTCGCCTCGACCGGGCTTGGGTAGCGTATTCCCTCGGCCGCTACCGCGTCGCGCGAGACCTGGCGATGGAACTCGAGAAAGATACCCGCGATCTCCGCGTTCCCCCTTTCCGCGCTGCGCTGCTCTTGCTTCTCGGTTCCGCCGAAGCGCGGCTCGGAATGGACGCAGACGCGCAGACTCACCTTCGAACGGCGTTGGAGGACGCGGCCGCCGGTCACGCCGACGCGGTGACCGTCGAGGTGTGGGCGCGTCTACTCCGCTCGGAGCTGTTCGACGGGTCCCCCGCGCGCGCGTTGGAGTGGGCGCCCTTTGCGCGTGCCGCCGTGGCTCGAGCTGGAGCTGGCGCCTCGGAGATCGATGGCATCGAAGCCGAGGCGTGTCGAGCAACGGGGGATCTCGGGCGCGCGCAGCTCTTGTTGAAGCGCGCCCTCGGCGAGAAGGACGAACTACGCGGTGACCAGCGCGCGCTACTGGAGATGAACCTCGGCTCAGTGGAGCTGGCTCGCGGTCGCCCCGCGGCCGCAGAGGCTGCCTTCACTCGCGCTTTCGAGTTGGCCGAAGCCGCCCTTGGACCGGGGCACCCGGGTCTGGGGCTGTACCTGGACAAGCTGGCAGCGGTGGCACGCGTCCGCGGTCGGATTGCCATCGCTCTCGAGCGGCACGCGCGCGCTCTGCGGCTTCGACGCGAGGCGTACGGGCACGACGATCGCGCAGTGGCCACCAGCCTGCTACGGCGCGCCCGCACCCTCGTCGAAGCTGGCAAGCTCGCAGACGCGGAACGCGACCTGCAGCGAGCGCGCGCCATCCGCGTGCGCGTTCACGGCGCCGCTCACCGCCGCCTCGGTGAGATCGATCTGGCTCGCGGCGATGCCGCCGCCGCTCGCGGCGACCGTCGCGCGGCCAGCGAGCTTTACCTTTCCGCGGCGAAGCTCGATCCCGAGTTGGAGGTTGCTGCGCGCCTTTCCGAGGTCGGCGCCCCCGCGGAGCTGAAGAGGCGCGACTCGATCTCGCTGGACGCCGTGCGCGAAAGTGCGCTGCGCATCGAGCGCGTCCCCGAGGCCGCGTCCGATGCCGCTGCGCTGCTCGCCGCGTGGCGCGCGCTCGGCAAAGACGTAGCCCCGGAACTCTCGAATGCCGTGGGGCGCGCCGAACTGGCCGTCGGCCATCGAAGGGAAGCAGCGATGGTGTTTCGCGCAGCCCTCGCCACGCTCTCGAGCGAGCCAAGCCGCACCCGTCTCGCCGCCCTCGAAGGGCTGGCACGCGCTGGCGACCGCACGCGAGAGCCGGAGCTGGCGCGCCTACGCGCCGCAATGCCGGAGCTCCGCTAG